Proteins found in one Triticum aestivum cultivar Chinese Spring chromosome 4D, IWGSC CS RefSeq v2.1, whole genome shotgun sequence genomic segment:
- the LOC123099612 gene encoding beta-glucosidase 38: protein MELLRVVVLLSLALLANGRDTDLSRDSFPKGFVFGTASSAYQVEGNSLKYGRGPCIWDTFLKFPGATPDNATANVTVDEYHRYMDDVDNMVRVGFDAYRFSISWSRIFPNGIGRFNKDGVDYYHRLIDYMVANNITPYVVLYHYDLPEVLNNQYNGWLSPRVVPDFTAFADFCFKTYGDRVKNWFTINEPRMMAWHGYGDGFFAPGRCTGCRFGGNSATEPYIAGHHLILAHAAAVKVYRDKYQRKQNGTIGILLDFVWYEPLTYTVEDEYAAHRAREFTLGWYMHPITFGHYPETMQKLVGSRLPNFTAEQSKLVQGSADIIGVNHYTTYYVRHHENLTHMSYATDWQAELLFERNGVPIGRQAFSKWLYVVPWGFYKAVMHVKNKFRDPLILIGENGIDQSGSDTLPHALYDTFRIDYFDQYLHELKRAIADGARVTGYFAWSLLDNFEWRMGFTSKFGLVYVDRKTFTRYPKDSTRWFRKVIKSEEY from the exons ACGGCCGGGACACCGACCTCTCCCGGGACAGCTTCCCCAAGGGCTTCGTCTTCGGCACCGCCTCGTCGGCGTACCAGGTGGAGGGCAACTCCCTCAAGTACGGCCGCGGGCCCTGCATCTGGGACACCTTTCTCAAGTTTCCAG GTGCCACTCCCGACAACGCCACCGCCAACGTGACCGTCGACGAGTACCATCGCTACATG GACGATGTGGACAACATGGTGAGGGTGGGCTTCGACGCCTACCGCTTCTCCATCTCCTGGTCGCGCATTTTCCCCA ATGGGATCGGGAGGTTCAACAAAGACGGCGTGGACTACTACCACCGGCTCATCGACTACATGGTCGCCAACA ACATCACTCCGTACGTCGTGCTCTACCACTACGACCTGCCGGAGGTTCTCAACAACCAGTACAACGGCTGGCTCAGCCCCAGGGTCGT GCCCGACTTCACGGCTTTCGCCGACTTCTGCTTCAAGACATACGGCGACCGGGTGAAGAACTGGTTCACCATCAACGAGCCGCGGATGATGGCCTGGCACGGCTACGGCGACGGCTTCTTCGCCCCCGGCAGGTGCACCGGCTGCCGGTTCGGCGGCAACTCGGCCACGGAGCCCTACATCGCCGGCCACCACCTCATCCTCGCGCACGCCGCCGCTGTCAAGGTGTACCGCGACAAGTACCAGCGCAAGCAGAACGGCACCATCGGCATCCTCCTGGACTTCGTGTGGTACGAGCCGCTGACCTACACCGTGGAGGACGAGTACGCGGCGCACAGGGCGAGGGAGTTCACCCTTGGCTG GTACATGCACCCGATCACCTTCGGCCACTACCCGGAGACGATGCAGAAGCTGGTGGGGTCGAGGCTGCCCAACTTCACCGCGGAGCAGAGCAAGCTGGTGCAAGGCTCGGCGGACATCATCGGGGTCAACCACTACACCACCTACTACGTCAGGCACCACGAGAACCTGACGCACATGAGCTACGCCACCGACTGGCAGGCCGAGCTTCTCT TTGAGCGCAACGGCGTGCCGATCGGAAGACAG GCGTTCTCGAAGTGGCTGTACGTGGTGCCCTGGGGGTTCTACAAGGCGGTGATGCACGTGAAGAACAAGTTCAGGGACCCCTTGATCCTCATCGGCGAGAACGGGATCGACCAGTCGGGCAGCGACACGCTGCCTCACGCGCTCTACGACACCTTCAGGATCGACTACTTCGACCAGTACCTCCACGAGCTGAAGCGCGCAATCGCCGACGGCGCCAGGGTGACGGGCTACTTCGCATGGTCGCTGCTGGACAACTTCGAGTGGCGGATGGGCTTCACCTCCAAGTTCGGCCTCGTCTACGTCGACCGCAAGACCTTCACCCGGTACCCCAAGGACTCCACGCGCTGGTTCCGGAAGGTGATCAAGAGCGAGGAGTACTGA